In Procambarus clarkii isolate CNS0578487 chromosome 25, FALCON_Pclarkii_2.0, whole genome shotgun sequence, the following proteins share a genomic window:
- the LOC138368337 gene encoding uncharacterized protein in mobD 3'region-like encodes MASLHSGNVNSDAYNDSTQAGMMNDDSTQAGMMNDDSTQAGIVNDDSTQAGMMNDDSTQAGIVNNDSTQAGIVNNDSTQAGIVNDDSTQAGIVNDDSTQAGIVNDDSTQAGMMNDDSTQAGIVNNDSTQAGIVNNDSTQAGIVNDDSTQAGMMNDDSTQAGMMNDDSTQAGIVNDDSSQAGIVNDDSTQAGMMNNNHPDRDNEQSNTFLYAKASVEIKIFFIYIFKYFSPLL; translated from the coding sequence atGGCGAGTCTTCATAGTGGGAATGTGAATAGTGATGCTTACAATGACTCTACCCAGGCGGGGATGATGAATGATGACTCCACCCAGGCGGGGATGATGAATGATGACTCCACCCAGGCGGGGATAGTGAATGATGACTCCACCCAGGCGGGGATGATGAATGATGACTCCACCCAGGCGGGGATAGTGAATAATGACTCCACCCAGGCGGGGATAGTGAATAATGACTCCACCCAGGCGGGGATAGTGAATGATGACTCCACCCAGGCGGGGATAGTGAATGATGACTCCACCCAGGCGGGGATAGTGAATGATGACTCCACCCAGGCGGGGATGATGAATGATGACTCCACCCAGGCGGGGATAGTGAATAATGACTCCACCCAGGCGGGGATAGTGAATAATGACTCCACCCAGGCGGGGATAGTGAATGATGACTCCACCCAGGCGGGGATGATGAATGATGACTCCACCCAGGCGGGGATGATGAATGATGACTCCACCCAGGCGGGGATAGTGAATGATGACTCCTCCCAGGCGGGGATAGTGAATGATGACTCCACCCAGGCGGGGATGATGAACAATAACCACCCAGATCGGGACAATGAACAATCAAACACTTTCTTATACGCCAAAGCAAGTGTTGAGataaaaatatttttcatatatatatttaagtattTTTCCCCGCTCCTTTAA